One genomic region from Evansella sp. LMS18 encodes:
- a CDS encoding YqzL family protein → MINLTWKVFSLTGNIDSYLLFKEVERDGSLFDEKDNEFEFEELDPPAH, encoded by the coding sequence ATGATCAACTTAACTTGGAAAGTATTCTCCCTGACAGGCAATATTGATTCGTATTTGTTATTCAAGGAAGTTGAACGAGACGGTTCTTTATTTGATGAGAAGGATAATGAATTTGAATTTGAAGAATTAGACCCTCCTGCCCACTAA
- the recO gene encoding DNA repair protein RecO — MLQKVEGIIIRTNDYGETNKILTLYTRENGKIALMARGAKRPKSRHASSAQLFVYGIFIYQSSRGIGTLNQADVISSFRDVRSDLRLTTHAAYIVELIDKLTEDNSRNPYLFELLYQTMNYLDEGSDPDILTRIFETKMLEVAGTSPVLDRCILCGNPEGGASFSLKHSGLLCRRCEMEDEHRLSVSPSVIKLLRLFQYIDIKRIGNINVKEETKKQLKTLLNYYYDEYVGVRLKSKKFLDQVDQLYES, encoded by the coding sequence ATGCTTCAGAAGGTTGAAGGGATTATTATCAGGACAAATGATTATGGCGAGACGAATAAAATTCTAACTTTATATACTAGGGAGAATGGAAAAATTGCACTGATGGCACGGGGAGCGAAAAGGCCAAAGAGCCGGCACGCTTCAAGTGCCCAGCTTTTTGTATACGGAATTTTTATTTACCAGAGTTCCAGAGGGATCGGTACGCTTAACCAGGCTGACGTTATCAGCTCTTTCCGGGATGTGAGGAGTGATTTAAGACTGACGACTCATGCAGCTTATATAGTTGAATTAATTGATAAGCTGACTGAAGACAACTCACGCAATCCCTATCTGTTTGAACTTCTTTATCAAACCATGAACTATCTTGATGAAGGCAGTGATCCGGATATTTTAACCAGGATTTTTGAAACAAAAATGCTTGAAGTTGCCGGGACCTCTCCTGTGCTTGACAGATGTATCTTATGCGGAAATCCTGAAGGAGGAGCTTCTTTTTCACTGAAGCACTCAGGTCTGCTCTGCCGGCGGTGCGAGATGGAGGATGAACACCGGCTTTCCGTTTCCCCTTCGGTTATAAAGCTGCTCAGGCTCTTTCAGTACATAGATATAAAACGTATCGGAAATATTAACGTCAAAGAAGAAACAAAGAAGCAGCTTAAGACCCTTTTGAATTATTATTATGACGAATATGTAGGCGTCAGGCTTAAATCCAAAAAGTTTCTTGACCAGGTAGATCAACTATATGAGAGTTAA
- the glyQ gene encoding glycine--tRNA ligase subunit alpha, translating into MNLQEMILTLQKFWAEQNCLILQAYDVEKGAGTMNPMTFLRSIGPEPWNVAYVEPSRRPADGRYGENPNRLYQHHQFQVIMKPSPDNIQELYLESLKKLGINPEEHDIRFVEDNWEAPTLAAWGLGWEVWLDGMEITQFTYFQQVGGLEASPVAVEITYGLERLASYIQDKENVYDLEWVNGFTYGDVFLQNEFEQSKYSFEVADSNMLFNLFSTYEREAERALEAELVIPAYDYVLKCSHVFNLLDAQGAISVTERTGYIGRVRSLARKCAGKYYDIRENLGFPMLKKEGGNDE; encoded by the coding sequence ATGAATCTTCAAGAAATGATTTTGACATTACAGAAATTCTGGGCTGAGCAAAACTGTTTAATCTTGCAGGCTTATGATGTAGAAAAGGGAGCAGGAACGATGAATCCGATGACTTTCCTGCGCAGTATCGGTCCGGAACCGTGGAATGTGGCTTATGTAGAGCCTTCAAGACGGCCGGCAGACGGCAGGTATGGAGAGAACCCAAACCGTTTGTACCAGCATCATCAGTTCCAGGTAATTATGAAACCATCGCCTGATAATATTCAGGAATTATATTTAGAAAGCTTGAAAAAGCTCGGAATTAACCCTGAAGAGCATGATATTCGCTTTGTGGAGGATAACTGGGAAGCTCCTACCCTCGCAGCCTGGGGACTTGGCTGGGAAGTGTGGCTTGATGGTATGGAAATTACTCAGTTTACTTATTTCCAGCAGGTTGGAGGACTTGAAGCGAGCCCTGTAGCAGTGGAGATTACATACGGACTTGAGCGCCTTGCCTCCTATATTCAGGATAAGGAAAATGTTTATGATTTAGAATGGGTGAACGGCTTTACGTATGGTGATGTATTCCTGCAAAATGAGTTCGAGCAGTCTAAATACTCTTTTGAAGTGGCTGACAGTAATATGCTCTTCAATCTTTTCTCCACTTATGAAAGAGAAGCGGAAAGGGCACTGGAAGCGGAACTTGTTATCCCTGCTTACGATTACGTATTAAAATGCTCCCATGTCTTTAACCTGCTCGACGCTCAGGGGGCTATCTCCGTTACAGAACGTACCGGTTATATCGGGAGAGTGCGCAGCCTGGCTAGGAAATGTGCCGGGAAGTATTATGACATCAGGGAGAACTTAGGTTTCCCAATGCTGAAAAAGGAGGGTGGAAACGATGAGTAA
- the glyS gene encoding glycine--tRNA ligase subunit beta yields the protein MSNRNFLLEIGLEEMPARFVTDAMNQLAEKAEKWLEEQRLSYKNIEKFSTPRRLAIIIHGLAAKQTDKEEEAKGPAKKIALDQEGNWTKAAQGFARGQKVSVDDLFFRELKGEEYVFVKKFTEGQPAEDLLSGFKDVLLNLQFPKNMKWADYNLKYIRPVKWLIALYGNEVINFDIAEVETGNISYGHRFLGGEVVIDNADSYREILLGQFVLAEPQERKDAIRSQLMRLSESEGWDIPVDENLLEEVNNLVEYPTALFGEFDERFLQLPDEVLITSMREHQRYFPVKNTEGKLLPYFVTVRNGDHRHLENVQKGNEKVLRARLADAEFFYEEDKKQPLENRLKRLESIVYHEELGSMGDKVRRIKELALQIGERAGFDAEELKKAERAASLSKADLVTNMVNEFPELEGLMGQEYAVLSGEEEEVAAAIYEHYLPKQSGDRLPVTRTGALISVADKADTVVSSFGIGLKPTGSQDPHGLRRQTAGVVQVILSQNWDLNIFDVLEDAINLAEKRGHLKRSPELVMDELKDFLELRIKSLLQEQGVRYDVIDSVLKTNTGDLELLFTKASFLMNKLAEPDFKNAVEAFSRVTNIAKKASDNQGTTNTALLKEDEEKQLHELRLKIGDKVSDLLKQGNVEGAYEELRSLEPVIHKYFDNIMVMADNPEIKRNRLAQMNETADLITRFADFQSIVFHGEE from the coding sequence ATGAGTAATCGTAATTTTCTGCTTGAGATAGGCTTAGAAGAAATGCCTGCCCGCTTTGTGACGGATGCGATGAATCAGCTTGCTGAGAAGGCTGAAAAGTGGCTGGAAGAACAGCGGCTGTCATATAAGAATATTGAAAAATTCTCCACTCCAAGGAGGCTGGCTATCATTATCCACGGCCTCGCGGCAAAGCAGACTGATAAAGAGGAAGAGGCAAAAGGTCCGGCGAAAAAAATAGCACTGGACCAGGAAGGAAACTGGACAAAAGCAGCGCAAGGGTTTGCCAGAGGCCAGAAAGTATCAGTGGACGACCTTTTCTTCAGGGAATTAAAAGGGGAAGAGTACGTATTCGTAAAGAAATTTACAGAGGGACAGCCAGCAGAAGACCTGCTCAGCGGATTTAAAGATGTTCTGCTTAACCTTCAGTTTCCGAAGAATATGAAGTGGGCTGATTACAACCTCAAATACATCCGTCCAGTTAAATGGCTGATTGCTTTATACGGAAATGAAGTAATTAATTTTGATATTGCTGAAGTAGAAACAGGAAATATATCATATGGCCACCGTTTTCTTGGCGGTGAAGTTGTAATTGATAATGCAGACAGCTATCGTGAGATCTTACTGGGGCAATTTGTACTTGCGGAACCACAGGAGAGGAAGGATGCAATTCGCTCGCAGCTAATGCGTCTTTCAGAATCAGAAGGATGGGACATTCCTGTGGATGAAAATCTGCTGGAAGAAGTTAATAATCTCGTTGAGTATCCTACTGCATTATTTGGAGAATTCGATGAAAGGTTTTTGCAGCTCCCTGATGAAGTTCTGATTACATCCATGAGAGAGCACCAGAGATACTTCCCTGTAAAAAACACAGAAGGAAAGCTTCTTCCTTATTTTGTTACAGTAAGAAATGGCGATCACAGACATCTTGAGAATGTCCAGAAAGGTAATGAGAAGGTTCTTCGGGCAAGGCTGGCAGATGCCGAGTTTTTCTACGAAGAAGATAAAAAACAGCCCCTGGAAAACAGGCTGAAACGTCTGGAATCCATCGTGTACCATGAAGAGCTTGGCTCTATGGGTGATAAAGTCAGGAGAATTAAAGAGCTGGCTTTACAGATTGGGGAAAGGGCAGGATTCGATGCTGAGGAATTAAAAAAAGCAGAACGGGCTGCCTCTCTCAGTAAAGCGGACCTGGTTACGAATATGGTCAATGAGTTTCCTGAGCTGGAAGGGCTTATGGGGCAGGAATATGCTGTGCTGTCAGGGGAAGAGGAAGAAGTGGCAGCGGCGATTTATGAACATTATCTCCCAAAACAGTCTGGTGACAGACTGCCGGTAACAAGAACAGGCGCCCTTATCAGTGTTGCAGATAAGGCTGATACTGTTGTGAGCAGTTTTGGCATTGGTCTGAAGCCTACTGGTTCTCAGGATCCCCACGGTCTGAGAAGGCAGACAGCAGGTGTTGTGCAGGTTATTCTTTCCCAAAACTGGGATCTTAATATTTTTGATGTGCTAGAGGATGCCATTAACCTCGCTGAAAAAAGGGGTCATTTAAAACGCAGCCCGGAATTAGTCATGGATGAACTAAAAGACTTTCTTGAGCTCAGGATAAAAAGTCTGCTTCAGGAACAAGGTGTACGTTACGATGTAATAGACTCTGTTTTAAAAACCAATACAGGGGACTTGGAGCTTCTGTTCACTAAGGCGAGCTTCCTGATGAACAAGCTGGCTGAACCGGATTTCAAAAATGCTGTTGAAGCATTCAGCCGTGTAACAAACATTGCTAAAAAAGCCAGCGATAATCAGGGAACGACGAATACGGCTTTACTCAAGGAAGATGAAGAAAAACAACTGCATGAGTTAAGGCTTAAAATCGGGGATAAAGTTAGTGATCTGTTAAAACAGGGGAATGTGGAAGGTGCTTATGAGGAACTGAGAAGCCTTGAGCCTGTTATCCATAAATATTTTGATAACATTATGGTAATGGCGGACAATCCGGAGATTAAACGGAACAGGCTTGCTCAAATGAATGAAACAGCCGATTTAATTACAAGGTTTGCTGACTTCCAGTCAATAGTTTTTCATGGAGAAGAATAG
- a CDS encoding helix-turn-helix transcriptional regulator, with translation MELNNRQETILQIVKDNGPITGDKIAERLSLTRATLRPDLAILTMAGYLDARPRVGYFYTGKTGSQLLTERIKKLTVKDFQSMPVVVNESASVYDAIVNMFLEDVGTLFVVDGQSSLTGILSRKDLLRASMGKQDLESVPVSIIMTRMPNITSCSPDDLLIDVATKLISKQIDSVPVVKEVKKDGIQKLEVVGRITKTNITKAFVSIANDEIQ, from the coding sequence ATGGAATTAAATAACAGACAGGAAACGATTCTGCAAATAGTAAAAGATAACGGACCTATTACCGGGGACAAGATCGCTGAGAGATTGTCACTGACAAGAGCGACGTTAAGACCTGATCTGGCTATTTTGACAATGGCTGGCTACCTGGATGCCAGACCGAGAGTAGGTTATTTTTATACCGGTAAAACTGGGTCCCAGCTATTGACGGAAAGAATAAAGAAGTTGACAGTGAAAGATTTTCAATCTATGCCGGTGGTCGTTAATGAATCAGCTTCAGTATATGACGCCATAGTGAATATGTTTTTGGAAGATGTAGGAACATTATTTGTTGTAGACGGACAGTCCAGCCTTACCGGCATTCTTTCCAGGAAAGACCTGTTGAGGGCAAGTATGGGGAAGCAGGATTTAGAGTCAGTCCCGGTCAGTATCATCATGACGCGAATGCCCAATATCACCAGCTGCAGCCCTGACGATCTCCTGATTGATGTGGCAACCAAACTAATCAGTAAGCAAATAGACAGCGTTCCTGTTGTGAAGGAAGTAAAAAAGGACGGGATTCAGAAACTTGAAGTCGTCGGCAGGATTACAAAAACGAACATAACAAAAGCTTTTGTCAGTATCGCTAACGATGAAATTCAATAA
- a CDS encoding pyruvate, water dikinase regulatory protein — protein sequence MNDPVSEKSIVYVVSDSVGETAELVVRAAASQFNGSNTEIRRVPYVEEKVTIDEVIVQAEENNGVIAFTLVLPELIEHLTRKAGEKNIPVYDILSPMINILQTRVDEAPRNEPGLVHALDEEYFRKVEAIEFAVKYDDGRDPRGVLRADVVLVGVSRTSKTPLSQYLAHKRLKVANIPLVPEVEPPDELFAIPKEKVIGLNITAEKLNSIRTERLKALGLKAEANYANVKRIQEELEYSKKIMDRIGCDVIDVSNKAVEETANLIYHMIQNNKE from the coding sequence GTGAATGATCCTGTGAGTGAAAAATCAATCGTTTATGTTGTATCTGACTCCGTAGGTGAAACGGCAGAGCTGGTTGTCAGAGCTGCTGCAAGCCAGTTTAATGGATCCAATACCGAGATCAGAAGAGTACCTTATGTGGAAGAAAAAGTTACTATTGATGAAGTGATCGTACAGGCAGAAGAAAATAACGGGGTTATTGCTTTTACTCTTGTTTTACCAGAATTAATCGAGCATCTGACAAGGAAAGCAGGAGAAAAAAATATACCTGTATATGATATTCTGAGCCCGATGATTAACATTCTTCAGACAAGGGTAGACGAAGCCCCAAGGAACGAGCCAGGTTTAGTCCATGCACTGGATGAGGAATACTTCAGGAAAGTTGAAGCGATAGAATTCGCAGTAAAATACGATGATGGGCGGGACCCGCGGGGAGTGCTCAGAGCGGATGTTGTACTAGTGGGGGTTTCCAGAACATCCAAAACCCCGCTGTCCCAGTATCTGGCCCATAAACGGCTGAAAGTGGCGAATATCCCTCTTGTACCGGAAGTCGAGCCGCCTGATGAGCTTTTTGCAATCCCGAAAGAAAAAGTCATCGGATTGAATATAACAGCTGAGAAGTTAAACAGTATCAGGACAGAACGTCTGAAAGCACTGGGACTGAAAGCAGAAGCGAATTATGCTAATGTGAAGAGAATCCAGGAAGAGCTTGAATACTCCAAGAAAATTATGGATCGAATCGGCTGTGATGTTATTGATGTTTCAAATAAAGCTGTGGAAGAAACAGCTAACCTTATTTATCACATGATTCAGAATAATAAAGAATGA
- a CDS encoding DUF188 domain-containing protein has protein sequence MQKNKPKIFVDGDSCPVVPEVLKTAKDYGAAVVFVSSYAHIRKGEFPDFVVQLTVDQDKEAADLKIANEIKRDEIAVTDDLGLSSLLLGKGVTVLNSRGRQVTNQQIDYLLDSRYQSAKLRRAGKKTKGPKKLTSEDRETFIKELKKVLSNWQEF, from the coding sequence ATGCAAAAGAATAAACCAAAGATTTTTGTCGATGGAGATTCCTGCCCTGTTGTTCCCGAAGTATTAAAAACAGCGAAAGATTATGGGGCTGCTGTAGTTTTTGTTTCTTCCTATGCTCATATCCGGAAAGGAGAATTTCCTGATTTTGTAGTTCAGCTGACAGTTGACCAGGATAAGGAAGCTGCTGACCTGAAGATCGCGAATGAAATCAAAAGAGATGAAATTGCTGTGACTGATGATCTTGGACTTTCCAGTCTGCTCCTTGGAAAAGGTGTAACAGTTCTCAATTCACGAGGCAGACAGGTCACAAATCAGCAAATCGATTATCTGCTTGACTCAAGGTACCAGTCAGCCAAACTCCGCCGGGCGGGAAAAAAGACAAAAGGTCCAAAAAAGCTTACTTCAGAAGACAGGGAAACTTTTATTAAAGAATTGAAAAAAGTTTTGTCAAATTGGCAGGAATTTTGA
- the dnaG gene encoding DNA primase, with product MSPRIPEEKIEEIRKSVDIVDIISEYVQLKKQGRNLTGLCPFHGEKTPSFSVSPDKQLYHCFGCGAGGNVFSFLMETDGLSFSESVAKIARRVNISVPEAEEAAGNSGIKDETFQPWIEGHSLAAKLYHHILTATDEGRDAREYLRKRGFTREAIDTFQIGYAPDSWDLLTNFLEKRNFSLKDMAESGLLAVRDFDKKSFDRFRDRIMFPIWNKNGEAVAFGGRILGEGNPKYLNSPESALFKKSEILYNFHQARKAIKKKGEAVLFEGYVDVISAWRAGIHHGVAALGTALTENHARMLRRNADKVIICYDGDDAGQNATFKNAVLLEESGLQVRVARLPEGYDPDDYIQQNGPEQFSSQVISQSMTLMAFKFQYFRRGRNLLDEGERMDYIHTVLKEISLLERAVERDHYIRQLAEEFNISLEALKQEQHQIFKSQKKKEKREIRSAAGTYAMKPQKKLKLAHENAERLLLAHMLHSDSVAVQVQDQVGGTFNIDEYQAIAAHLYSFYGEGHSPDPSLFIERMEDEKLKRITTELAMMTINTEMSEQELDDYIRQIKKYPKRLEIEQLKTARKEAEEAGDFNKAASIAMDIIKMEQALKKI from the coding sequence TTGAGTCCACGAATTCCCGAAGAGAAGATCGAAGAGATAAGAAAATCCGTGGACATTGTGGATATTATCAGCGAATATGTTCAATTGAAAAAGCAAGGCAGAAACCTTACAGGTCTTTGCCCTTTTCATGGAGAGAAAACCCCTTCTTTTTCGGTCTCACCTGATAAACAGCTCTATCACTGCTTTGGATGCGGAGCGGGAGGGAATGTCTTTTCTTTTCTCATGGAAACAGACGGCCTTTCCTTTAGTGAATCGGTCGCAAAGATTGCCCGCCGAGTGAATATATCGGTTCCGGAAGCAGAAGAGGCTGCAGGAAATTCAGGCATTAAAGACGAAACCTTTCAACCCTGGATTGAAGGCCATTCGCTGGCTGCTAAGCTATACCATCACATTCTTACAGCCACTGATGAAGGAAGGGATGCACGGGAATACTTGCGAAAAAGAGGGTTCACTAGAGAGGCAATTGATACTTTTCAAATTGGATATGCACCTGATTCGTGGGATTTGCTGACTAATTTCCTTGAAAAGCGGAATTTTTCACTAAAAGATATGGCAGAATCCGGTCTCCTGGCAGTCCGTGATTTTGACAAGAAATCCTTTGACCGTTTCAGGGACAGAATCATGTTCCCGATATGGAATAAAAATGGGGAAGCAGTTGCCTTTGGCGGAAGGATACTAGGTGAAGGCAACCCTAAGTATTTGAACAGCCCTGAATCTGCTCTCTTTAAAAAAAGCGAGATTCTGTATAATTTTCATCAGGCGCGAAAGGCGATAAAAAAAAAGGGCGAGGCAGTACTTTTTGAAGGTTATGTGGATGTTATCTCAGCATGGAGAGCGGGTATACATCATGGAGTGGCTGCCCTGGGCACAGCGCTTACAGAAAACCACGCCAGGATGCTCCGGCGGAATGCTGATAAAGTCATCATCTGCTATGACGGTGATGATGCGGGTCAGAACGCGACATTTAAAAATGCTGTGCTTCTGGAAGAGTCCGGACTTCAGGTCAGGGTGGCAAGGCTTCCTGAAGGATATGATCCGGATGATTATATTCAACAAAACGGACCTGAGCAATTTAGCAGCCAGGTGATTTCACAAAGTATGACTTTAATGGCTTTTAAGTTCCAGTATTTTCGCCGGGGCAGAAATCTGCTTGATGAAGGCGAAAGAATGGACTATATCCATACTGTACTAAAAGAAATCAGCCTGCTTGAGAGAGCGGTCGAGCGGGATCATTATATCCGTCAGCTTGCTGAGGAATTTAATATATCCCTTGAAGCGCTAAAGCAGGAACAGCACCAGATTTTTAAATCCCAGAAAAAGAAAGAAAAACGGGAAATCAGGTCAGCTGCAGGAACTTATGCGATGAAACCGCAAAAAAAATTAAAGCTGGCCCATGAAAATGCAGAACGGCTTCTGCTTGCCCATATGCTGCATAGTGACAGTGTGGCTGTCCAGGTGCAGGATCAGGTTGGCGGAACCTTTAATATAGATGAGTATCAGGCGATAGCCGCTCACCTGTACAGCTTTTACGGAGAAGGCCATTCTCCCGACCCGTCTCTGTTCATTGAACGGATGGAGGATGAAAAACTGAAAAGGATCACCACAGAACTTGCGATGATGACGATAAATACTGAAATGTCTGAGCAGGAACTGGACGATTATATAAGACAAATTAAGAAATATCCAAAGCGCCTTGAAATCGAACAGCTGAAAACAGCAAGAAAAGAGGCTGAAGAAGCCGGGGATTTTAACAAAGCAGCATCGATAGCTATGGATATAATTAAAATGGAACAAGCATTAAAAAAGATATAA